A region of the Pseudomonas silesiensis genome:
TGCGTTCAATTGTCTCAATGCCTGAGATCGTGTCCTGCAATGTGATGAGTGGTGACCTGGATATTGTAGTGACAGTTGAAGCGGCAAGTTCGGATTGTATTCATCGGGTCTGGAGCGACATATCCACGTTGCCAGGAGTTTTGAATACGGTTACGTCATTTGTATTGTCTTGCACGAAGTAGGTTGCTAGGAAATCAAAATGCTCTCTCCTGCGAGCATTCTGCTCGCAACAATGATCGGTTTGCCATGTTCGTATGAGCACTGCTGCAGTTTAGTATTTCAGTACCGAAAACATAACAATGAGGCCCATGTCGTGACTGAATATAAAATTGCTTTGCTTGGTTTTGGTGGTGTAAACCGTGCGTTGACGCAGCTCATTGCAGATAAGAACGAGCACTGGGCTAATGAATTTGGTTTTAAGCTAAAAATTGTTGGTGTCAGTGACCTTTACTTTGGCTCCATTATCAATAAGAACGGGTTGGATGCCCACGAATTGGCCGCAGTTCCTGCTGTAAAAGGGGGGTTTAGAACATTGCCAGCGGGCAGTGCTGAGCCTGCCAATGAGACGGTTATCCGTTTCTCGGGGGCCGATCTTATCGCCGAGGCTACGTTCACCAACCCTGTAGACGGAGAGCCAGCTACAACTTTCTGTCGCTGGGCTCTGGAAAAAGGTATCAGTGTGGTCACCACCAACAAAGGGCCGGTGGCGTTGCACGCTGAAAGCCTGAAAGCATTGGCCAGAAGCACCGGTGCCCAATTCGAGTTTGAAGGCTCGGTAATGAGCGGCACTCCCGTCATTCGTCTGGCTAAAGAGTCGCTGGCCGGCTCGGAAATCAGCGGGTTTAAGGGCATCTTGAATGGTACGTCCAATTTCGTACTTTCCAGCATGGAAGAAGGTCTCGACTTCTCTGATGCAGTCGCCAAGGCTCAGGAACTCGGTTACGCAGAAGCTGACCCCACCGCAGATGTGGAAGGGCATGATGTTCGTCTTAAAGTAGTCATTTTGGCGAATGAGCTTCTGGGAGCGAAGTTGACGCCGAGCGATATCCTTTGCAAAGGCATCTCGGGGATCACGTCAACAGATATCGCCGAAGCAACGAAGGCCAATGCCCGGTGGAAACTAATTGGCAGCGCGGAAAAAATGAGCAATGGCTCCATCACTGCATCTGTTAGTCCTCAATTGTTGCCTCAGGGGGACGCACTGGCCGGTGTGAGTGGTGCAACGAATGCAATTACCTTTACTACAAATGTCCTGGGTCCGGTAACGGTTGTCGGAGCGGGTGCAGGTCGGTTTGAAACAGCATTCGCCTTACTCTCGGATATCGTCAGCATTCACAAGAACAAAACTAAGATAGGCAAATGATCATGAATAGCTTGAGTCTTTCGCTCGCTGTTGATTATAAAACCATAACAGTTTTGAGCCCGTATGATGGCGCTGCAGTTGGAGAGGTGACGGACATGCCCGCTTCATTTGCCACTGCGATCATTGATACGGCGAAGCTTGGTGCGCTGATCGCCAAAGAACTACCAAGGCACGAACGTGCTCGCATACTGGAAAAAACCGCTGCTTTGGTCGAGAGCGACAAGGAGGCGTTTGCCAGTCTGATTGTTGCCGAGTCGGGAAAAACGATCAAGCAGGCGAGAAAGGAGGTTTTACGCTGCGTCAATACGCTGAAACTGTCCGCTGAGGAGGCCAAACGTAATGCTGGCGAAGTGATTCCGTTTGACTCCTATGTAGGATCCGAGTCCCGTCAGGGATGGTTTACTCGGGAGCCTTTGGGTGTAATTGTTGCAATTACCCCATACAACGACCCACTCAACTTGGTCGCTCACAAGTTGGGGCCTGCGATCGCTGGCGGTAATGCTGTTGTACTCAAACCTTCTGAGCTCTCTCCGTTATCTGCCATTAAGCTGGTGGCCTGCCTGAACGCTGCGGGTCTTCCTCCTGCGGTCGCGTCCATTGCAACTGGAGGGGCCGCGCTGGGCAAGGCACTGGTCGCTCATCGAGCGGTACGTATGGTTTCCTTCACGGGCGGTTTTGTTACCGGTGAGCAGATCTCTCGCAATGCAGGCCTTAAAAAACTGGCGATGGATTTAGGGGGCAATGCCCCGGTTATCGTCATGGGCGATTGTGATCTGAATGAAGCCGTTGAGTCCTGTGTATCAGGCGCTTTTTGGGCTGCCGGGCAAAATTGTATCGGTACCCAACGAATTCTTGTTGAAGAGACAATATATGAAGAGTTCAAAAATAAATTCGTTGTGAAGACAAGTGCTTTAGTCGTGGGAAATCCTGCTGATGAAAGCACGGATGTTGGGCCAATGATTACTGAAGCTGCTGCAAAACGCACTGAAGAAGTAGTTATCGAGGCAATGGATAAAGGGGCTAACCTGTTATTCGGTAATGTACGCCAAGGCTCGCTTTACTCTCCGACGGTCCTGGAGAATGTTAGCCAAAGCTGTAAAGTTTGGTGTGAGGAAGTATTTAGTCCGGTTGTCATTCTTCAACGCGTGGGCTCGCTGGATGAGGCGCTGACACTGGCTAATGAACCAGAATACAGTTTGCATGCGGGTATTTTCACCAGCAATTTGAATGTCGCCATGAAAGCAGCTAAACGACTCGAAGCCGGCGGCGTCATGATTAATGACTCATCTGACTATCGTTTTGATGCAATGCCATTTGGTGGTTCAAAATACGGCAGCATGGGGCGTGAAGGTGTGCGTTTTGCGTATGAAGATATGACGCAACCCAAAGTGATCTGCTTAAACGGTGTTGGCGGAAGTTGATTAAAGGATCGATGTGAATCCCTAGGATTAAATCGGGTCCTCGGCAAGGCTCTTCTGGTCGATAGAGCCTTGCCCAATACAACAATAAAAGGTAACAAAATGAGTGTGAATGATCTTAATCCCACACGCGTGCCATCGTCTGGTGCAACTCGAAAGAGAGACTTCAGCGCAGAAGATGCGGGCTACCAAAAGGTGCTCAAGCCTCGCCAGGTTCAGATGATTGCCATAGGGGGGGCAATCGGAAGTGGTCTATTCATGGGCGCAGGCGCACGACTCGCTGAAGCCGGACCCGCGCTTGTGTTTGTCTATGCAATCTGTGGCTTTTTTGCGTGGTTCATCATTCGGGCTATGGGCGAACTGGTGATGTATCGCCCATCCTCGGGCTCGTTCGTCTCCTATGCTCGAGAGTTCTACGGTGAGAAATGGGCTTTTGCCGTGGGATGGATGTACTGGACTGACTGGGTAATGGTTGCCATTGCAGATCTCACAGCGACAGCGCTCTACCTGAATTTCTTCAAAGCCTATGTCCCTTTCATGGGCGACATTCCTCAATGGTCCTTGGCACTGGGAGCATTGGGTTTTGTTACTGCGATTAACCTTGTCTCGGTAAAAATTTTTGGTGAACTTGAATTCTGGTTTGCCCTGATCAAGGTGGCTGCATTAACGACCTTCCTTGGGATCGGCATTTACATGGTGTTGTTCGGCACTCCGCTGCCAGGCTATGAGGTCGGGTTCAAACTGATTTCTGACAATGGCGGTTGGTTCCCATCAGGCCTTTTGCCCGCCGTAATCATGATCCAGGGGGTGATATTTGCGTATGGCAGTGTGGAGTTGGTTGGTACTGCAGCTGGCGAAGCCCAAGACGTCGCTACAGTCATGCCGAAAGCAATTCGGGCAGTTGTTTTCCGCATTATTGTTTTTTACGTTGGTTCTGTATTGCTGTTGGCAATGCTGCTCCCCCACACAGCGTACTCGGCGGGGGTAAGCCCGTTTGTGACGTTCTTCGGCTCGCTGGGGATCAAGGGGGCAGACGCGATTATGAACATGGTCTTGATTACCGCGGCCGTGTCTTCTCTGAACGCTGGCATTTACTCCACTGGCCGGGTGCTTCGCTCGCTGGCAATCAACGGATCAGCCCCTAGCTTCCTGGCCAAGATGAACCGTCAAGGTGTTCCGTTCGCTGGCATCATGCTGACGACCGTTGCTTCACTAATTGGTGTCGTACTTAACGCCATTGTTCCGGGTGAAGCCTTTGAAATTGCGCTGACACTCACTGCCGTTATGTTGATCGGTTCGTGGTCAACAATCGTCCTGTGTCAGATCAAGCTCTTCAAATACTCCCAACAGGGTGATCTGGAGCGTCCGGGGTTTCGAATGCCGTTTGCGCCTTACAGTGGTTACGCGACCTTGGTGTTCTTCGGTTTGGTTCTGGTTCTTATCGCATTCGATTATCCCGTAGGTACGTACTCGATTGCTTCGCTGCCGTTTTATGCCGCCGCTCTTGTTGCTGGTTGGTACATGGTTCGTGGCCGTGTTCGTGCAATTGAGAGTGGTGAATTAGTCTTTGACAAAAATCAAGAATTGGTCCGGGCAGATCAGACCAATCATCCTTCTTTCACTCGCCTTCAGAATCAATGACACCCAACAAAAAAATAACTTTGGAGGAAATAGACATGCGTCCTGATAAAAAGAATCTGTCCACACTTTCGGCGGCTACACTCGCAGTTCATGGTGGTAACGTAACCGACACCACTACCGGTGCTGTTCGCACTCCGCTGGTGATGGCTAACTCTTATCTCTTGCCTGAAGATCCGGCCACGATGGACTGGTCTAGCCCAGACGGCCTTGTGTACACGCGGAACCAGGGGCATAACCAGGTATGCCTTGAAAAGAAACTTGCTGCACTCGAAGGCTGCGAAGCTGCGGTTGTATTTGCTACCGGCGTAGCCGCTCTGCATTCAGTGTTTTTCTCTTTCTTGAAAAGCGGTGACCACGTCATTGTCAGTGATATTACGTATCAGGCTGTATGGCGTCTTTTCGCGGAGCTTTTGCCTGAGCGTTATGGCATTGAAGCCACATTTGTCGACGTAGGTGACCTAGAGGCTGTTCGCCAAGCGATCCGCCCTAATACCAAACTGATCCATACTGAGACGATTGCTAATCCAACTACTAAGGTTGCAGATATCGCTGCGCTGGCTGAAATTGCCCATGCACACGGGGCACTGATTTCCGTCGATGCTACTTTCACTCCACCTCCGTTTTTCCGTGCCAGTCAGCACGGGGTCGACCTGGTCGTCCACTCTCTGACGAAGTATATCAATGGCCATGGTGATGCCATGGGCGGGGTGGTTATCGGTTCCACTCAGATGATTACCAAGATCAAGAATGACGCTCTTGTTGACCTCGGCGCGACCATCTCTCCATTTAACGCCTGGATGATAATGCGCGGTTCAGTCACGCTGCCTCTGCGACTGAAACAACTTCTAAATACGGCTGAAAAATTGGCTGAGTTTCTCAATTCGGATGATCGTATAGCCTATATCTACTATCCGGGGCTTCCGTCCCACCCGCAGCATGAACTAGCCCGTCGGCAATTTGCAGGCAAGGGATATGGGGCGATGATGGCTTTTGCAGTAAAGGGCGATCCAGATACTCAGAATCGGTTCGTTTCGAATCTGCGCATCATCACTTCTGCAGTATCCCTCGGGCACGATGAGTCCCTCATCGTTCATGTGGGTGCGGAAGGCCGAGGCGGCTTTGACAAGTACCCTGAAGAGTTCCGTACCTACGGTCACCTTCGGTTTTCGGTGGGGCTCGAAGAACCGGACGATTTGATCAAAGATATTTCCCTGGCCTTGGACGAGACATTCAAATGATCTGAACGCTAAAAAATTGGTGGCACCTTTAGCGTTGGATGTACGGCACTGCTCAAAATATGGTCTGGTCGGTAACCCTCCTTTGCCCCCGTACCAGCGGGGGCTTTTTTAAGAGCCCGATCCATTATTTTTATTTTCAGGGGCGCGGCCCCAATACATATAGGTTGTATTCGTCTTGGTCGTGACGGATCTTTCAATGGAGGCTTATCATGGCTTGGATATGTTTAATATTTGCAGGGGTACTTGAAGTTGTTTGGGCTTTCTCCATGAAGCAATCTGAAGGTATGACCAAGCTTGGGCCGACTGTTGTTACCTTGGTAATGCTAATGGCAAGTTTTGCTCTCCTGTCATTTTCCATGAAAAGTCTACCGCTTGGTACTGCTTATACAATTTGGACTGGCATTGGTGCTGTTGGCGCGTTTGCAGTGGGTATCATCTTTCTAGGCGAACCTGCCAGCCTTATGCGAGTTGTCGCAGCTGTCTTAATTGTCAGCGGTCTTGTAATGATGAAGCTGGCTTCAGCTTGATTTTTTCTGTTTTGGTTAGAAAATAAATTATAAGGATTGGAGTGACGCCTCAGCATTTCCTGAGGGAATTCATGCGCTGATTTTTTGTTTACCTTTGCAAAACAGGTTTTCAGTCAAGCAGATTGCTCTCTGTTACGAGCGGTTTGCTCATAATTTTGATCTGTTTGCCATATTTGGATGTGCGAGCCATCGGCGTACCATCAGTGTCCTGTACAAGGATTAAAGTCGTAAAATCGTTAACTGCCCTTAATCAAACTACAACATCTAGGGATTCTCATATGATTTCGCTTCGAAAGCTCTTCGTGTTAGCACTTTTCCCACTTTGCGCGAATGTCGCTCTGGCCAAGGAGTACAAAGAACTGCGTTTTGGCGTTGATGCTTCTTACGCCCCATTCGAGTCTAAAGCCGCAGATGGTAGTCTGACGGGGTTTGACATCGACCTGGGTAATGCAATCTGTGCCAAATTGAAGGTCAAGTGTACATGGGTCGAGAGCGATTTCGACGGCACGATTCCTGGCCTGAAGGCCAACAAGTTCGATGGCATTCTCTCTTCCATGACGGTGACCCCAGCCCGCGAGAAAGTCATCGACTTCTCTAATGAGCTGTTCTCCGGCGCAACCTCTTACGTGTTCAAGAAAAATTCTGGTCTGAGCGTAGAGGTTACTTCCCTTAAGGGCAAGACCGTAGGCTATTTGCAAGGAAGTATCCAGGAAGCCTATGCCAAAGCGGTTCTGGATAAGGCTGGTGTCAAAACTCAGGCCTATCAGAATCAGGATCAGGTTTATTACGACCTGGTTTCCGGTCGCCTCGATGCGGCGATCCAGGACATGCTGCAAGCTCAGCTGGGTTTTTTGAATTCCCCCCAAGGCACTGGTTATGAAGTCAGCAAGCCTGTTGACAGCGAGTTACTGCCAGCCAAAACAGCTATTGGTATATCTAAAGGTAACAAAGACCTCAAGGCCTTTTTGGATAAGGGCATCCAAGCGTTACACGATGACGGTACCTATGACTTAATCCAGAAAAAACACTTCGGTGATCTGAATCTCTATAGCGGCAAGTAAGGCCCCGGTGCCCGTCCTTGGGGCGGGCGCTTTATTATCGCGATAGGTTCCTGAATTATGTTCGAAATACTGTTGCAGGCCCTCGGGCTCTCCACATACAGCATGAAAGGGTTCGGTCCTCTGTTGCTGGAGGGCGCCTGGATGACCGTCAAGTTGTCAATACTCTCGCTGCTGTTGAGCGTGCTGCTTGGTCTTATCGGGGCCAGTGCCAAACTTTCCAGTGTCAAACTCCTGCGAATCCCGGCACAGCTCTACACAACCCTGATTCGCGGGGTGCCGGACCTCGTGCTGATGCTACTGATCTTTTACAGCCTGCAAACCTGGTTGACCGGGATTACGCAAGCACTGGATTGGGAATACATAGAGATCAATCCGTTTGTTGCCGGGATCATCACGCTGGGGTTTATCTACGGTGCCTACTTCACTGAGACCTTTCGCGGGGCGATGCTAGCTGTGCCCCGTGGACAGGTGGAAGCGGCCACCGCCTATGGCTTAAGTCGCACTCAGCGCTTTCGCTTTGTGGTCTTCCCGCAAATGATGCGTTTTGCTTTACCGGGTATTGGTAACAACTGGATGGTCATCCTCAAAGCCACTGCACTGGTTTCGATCATAGGCCTTGCTGACTTGGTAAAGGCAGCCCAGGACGCTGGTAAAAGCACCTATCAATTGTTCTATTTTCTGGTCTTGGCAGCGCTTATTTATTTGGTGATTACCAGTACTTCAAACTATGTCTTGCGTTGGTTGGAACGGCGTTATGCGGCAGGTTCCCGGGAGGCTGTACGATGATCGAACTCTTGCAGGATTACTGGAAACCTTTTCTCTATAGCGACGGCCACCAGATCACGGGGCTGGCCATGACCTTGTGGTTACTCAGTGCCTCAATCTTCATCGGCTTTTTGGTGTCGGTCCCGTTGTCCATTGCCCGGGTTTCATCCAAGTGTTACCTGCGCTGGCCCGTACAGTTCTACACCTACCTGTTTCGGGGAACGCCGCTCTATATCCAGTTGCTGATTTGCTACACCGGGATCTACAGCCTGGCTGCAGTTCGTGCACAACCGGTGCTCGATGCATTTTTTCGCGACGCGATGAACTGCACCATCCTTGCGTTTGCGCTGAACACCTGCGCTTACACCACGGAGATTTTCGCCGGAGCAATTCGCAACATGGCCCATGGCGAAGTCGAAGCTGCGAAGGCCTATGGCCTGACGGGGTGGAAGCTCTATGCCTACGTGATCATGCCATCGGCGCTACGTCGCTCGTTGCCGTACTACAGCAACGAAGTAATTCTGATGCTGCATTCGACCACCGTGGCCTTCACTGCAACCGTCCCGGACATTCTGAAAGTTGCTCGCGACGCCAACTCGGCGACCTTTCTGACCTTTCATTCGTTCGGTATTACTGCGCTGATTTACCTGATGGTTACCTTCGCGCTTGTCGGACTATTCCGCATCGCCGAGCGCCGTTGGCTGGCTTTCCTTGGTCCGGCTCATTAGGGCTTGGTACTCCATATGGCCGCTCATTAGGCCTCGGGCTTTGTCGCCGGCTGTCACAGCTGCACAGCGACGCCACATTTTCCCTTAGAGGATGATTGCGCACATGTACAAATTGACTGTTGAAGAACTGCACAAGAGTTACGGTAACCACGAAGTACTCAAGGGCGTATCTCTGAAAGCCAAAACCGGTGATGTGATCAGTTTGATCGGCGCCAGTGGGTCAGGCAAAAGTACCTTCCTGCGCTGCATCAACTTTCTCGAAACACCCAATGACGGAGCCATGAGCCTGGACGGCAAGCAGATTCGCATGGTCAAGAACCATCATGGCATGCAGGTGGCCGATGCCGCTGAGTTGCAAAGGCTGCGCACCCGTCTAGCCATGGTCTTCCAGCACTTCAATCTGTGGGGCCACATGACCGTTCTGGAAAACATCACGATGGCCCCGCGCCGGGTGCTGGGTGTCAGCAAAAAAGATGCCGAAGATCGTGCCCGACGTTATCTGGACAAGGTGGGGCTGCCAGCGCGTGTTGCGGAGCAGTTTCCAGCATTTCTCTCTGGCGGTCAGCAACAGCGAGTGGCGATTGCACGAGCATTAGCGATGGAGCCGGAAGTTCTGCTGTTCGACGAACCGACGTCGGCGCTGGATCCGGAACTGGTGGGCGAAGTACTAAAGGTGATTCAGGGCCTGGCCGAAGAAGGCCGGACCATGATCATGGTGACCCACGAAATGAGCTTTGCCCGCAAGGTGTCGAGCCAGTTACTGTTTCTGCATCAAGGCCGAGTCGAGGAGCAGGGTGGGGCAGAGATTCTGGATAATCCGCACAGCGAGCGCCTTCAACAAT
Encoded here:
- a CDS encoding transporter substrate-binding domain-containing protein, whose protein sequence is MISLRKLFVLALFPLCANVALAKEYKELRFGVDASYAPFESKAADGSLTGFDIDLGNAICAKLKVKCTWVESDFDGTIPGLKANKFDGILSSMTVTPAREKVIDFSNELFSGATSYVFKKNSGLSVEVTSLKGKTVGYLQGSIQEAYAKAVLDKAGVKTQAYQNQDQVYYDLVSGRLDAAIQDMLQAQLGFLNSPQGTGYEVSKPVDSELLPAKTAIGISKGNKDLKAFLDKGIQALHDDGTYDLIQKKHFGDLNLYSGK
- a CDS encoding aldehyde dehydrogenase family protein, whose amino-acid sequence is MNSLSLSLAVDYKTITVLSPYDGAAVGEVTDMPASFATAIIDTAKLGALIAKELPRHERARILEKTAALVESDKEAFASLIVAESGKTIKQARKEVLRCVNTLKLSAEEAKRNAGEVIPFDSYVGSESRQGWFTREPLGVIVAITPYNDPLNLVAHKLGPAIAGGNAVVLKPSELSPLSAIKLVACLNAAGLPPAVASIATGGAALGKALVAHRAVRMVSFTGGFVTGEQISRNAGLKKLAMDLGGNAPVIVMGDCDLNEAVESCVSGAFWAAGQNCIGTQRILVEETIYEEFKNKFVVKTSALVVGNPADESTDVGPMITEAAAKRTEEVVIEAMDKGANLLFGNVRQGSLYSPTVLENVSQSCKVWCEEVFSPVVILQRVGSLDEALTLANEPEYSLHAGIFTSNLNVAMKAAKRLEAGGVMINDSSDYRFDAMPFGGSKYGSMGREGVRFAYEDMTQPKVICLNGVGGS
- a CDS encoding ABC transporter ATP-binding protein; its protein translation is MYKLTVEELHKSYGNHEVLKGVSLKAKTGDVISLIGASGSGKSTFLRCINFLETPNDGAMSLDGKQIRMVKNHHGMQVADAAELQRLRTRLAMVFQHFNLWGHMTVLENITMAPRRVLGVSKKDAEDRARRYLDKVGLPARVAEQFPAFLSGGQQQRVAIARALAMEPEVLLFDEPTSALDPELVGEVLKVIQGLAEEGRTMIMVTHEMSFARKVSSQLLFLHQGRVEEQGGAEILDNPHSERLQQFLSNGLK
- a CDS encoding amino acid permease; protein product: MSVNDLNPTRVPSSGATRKRDFSAEDAGYQKVLKPRQVQMIAIGGAIGSGLFMGAGARLAEAGPALVFVYAICGFFAWFIIRAMGELVMYRPSSGSFVSYAREFYGEKWAFAVGWMYWTDWVMVAIADLTATALYLNFFKAYVPFMGDIPQWSLALGALGFVTAINLVSVKIFGELEFWFALIKVAALTTFLGIGIYMVLFGTPLPGYEVGFKLISDNGGWFPSGLLPAVIMIQGVIFAYGSVELVGTAAGEAQDVATVMPKAIRAVVFRIIVFYVGSVLLLAMLLPHTAYSAGVSPFVTFFGSLGIKGADAIMNMVLITAAVSSLNAGIYSTGRVLRSLAINGSAPSFLAKMNRQGVPFAGIMLTTVASLIGVVLNAIVPGEAFEIALTLTAVMLIGSWSTIVLCQIKLFKYSQQGDLERPGFRMPFAPYSGYATLVFFGLVLVLIAFDYPVGTYSIASLPFYAAALVAGWYMVRGRVRAIESGELVFDKNQELVRADQTNHPSFTRLQNQ
- a CDS encoding DMT family transporter, whose amino-acid sequence is MAWICLIFAGVLEVVWAFSMKQSEGMTKLGPTVVTLVMLMASFALLSFSMKSLPLGTAYTIWTGIGAVGAFAVGIIFLGEPASLMRVVAAVLIVSGLVMMKLASA
- a CDS encoding trans-sulfuration enzyme family protein codes for the protein MRPDKKNLSTLSAATLAVHGGNVTDTTTGAVRTPLVMANSYLLPEDPATMDWSSPDGLVYTRNQGHNQVCLEKKLAALEGCEAAVVFATGVAALHSVFFSFLKSGDHVIVSDITYQAVWRLFAELLPERYGIEATFVDVGDLEAVRQAIRPNTKLIHTETIANPTTKVADIAALAEIAHAHGALISVDATFTPPPFFRASQHGVDLVVHSLTKYINGHGDAMGGVVIGSTQMITKIKNDALVDLGATISPFNAWMIMRGSVTLPLRLKQLLNTAEKLAEFLNSDDRIAYIYYPGLPSHPQHELARRQFAGKGYGAMMAFAVKGDPDTQNRFVSNLRIITSAVSLGHDESLIVHVGAEGRGGFDKYPEEFRTYGHLRFSVGLEEPDDLIKDISLALDETFK
- a CDS encoding ABC transporter permease; the encoded protein is MFEILLQALGLSTYSMKGFGPLLLEGAWMTVKLSILSLLLSVLLGLIGASAKLSSVKLLRIPAQLYTTLIRGVPDLVLMLLIFYSLQTWLTGITQALDWEYIEINPFVAGIITLGFIYGAYFTETFRGAMLAVPRGQVEAATAYGLSRTQRFRFVVFPQMMRFALPGIGNNWMVILKATALVSIIGLADLVKAAQDAGKSTYQLFYFLVLAALIYLVITSTSNYVLRWLERRYAAGSREAVR
- a CDS encoding homoserine dehydrogenase, which translates into the protein MTEYKIALLGFGGVNRALTQLIADKNEHWANEFGFKLKIVGVSDLYFGSIINKNGLDAHELAAVPAVKGGFRTLPAGSAEPANETVIRFSGADLIAEATFTNPVDGEPATTFCRWALEKGISVVTTNKGPVALHAESLKALARSTGAQFEFEGSVMSGTPVIRLAKESLAGSEISGFKGILNGTSNFVLSSMEEGLDFSDAVAKAQELGYAEADPTADVEGHDVRLKVVILANELLGAKLTPSDILCKGISGITSTDIAEATKANARWKLIGSAEKMSNGSITASVSPQLLPQGDALAGVSGATNAITFTTNVLGPVTVVGAGAGRFETAFALLSDIVSIHKNKTKIGK
- a CDS encoding ABC transporter permease → MIELLQDYWKPFLYSDGHQITGLAMTLWLLSASIFIGFLVSVPLSIARVSSKCYLRWPVQFYTYLFRGTPLYIQLLICYTGIYSLAAVRAQPVLDAFFRDAMNCTILAFALNTCAYTTEIFAGAIRNMAHGEVEAAKAYGLTGWKLYAYVIMPSALRRSLPYYSNEVILMLHSTTVAFTATVPDILKVARDANSATFLTFHSFGITALIYLMVTFALVGLFRIAERRWLAFLGPAH